The Quercus lobata isolate SW786 chromosome 9, ValleyOak3.0 Primary Assembly, whole genome shotgun sequence region CCGGTTAAACCGGAAAACCGGGAACCGGCACGGTTAAACCGGTTCCTGActggttacttttttttttttttttttttcttttcccaggcctaaaacgacgtagtttagcctaaaacaacaaaactacgtcgttttaGGCTGGAATCCTAATTCCTAACCCTAAAGCTCACTGCCCCACTCTCATTTTGCGtttgtcattttcatttttcagacTCTCAGACTCTCAAATCTCAACATCTCCACCTCACCCAAGCTCACAGCCTCTCTTCCTCACCGCTCACAGCCTCTCTGCCTCGCCGCTCAGACCTCGCCCTCTCCGCCTCACTCTCTCCGCCTCACTGCCTCGCCAGTCGCCGCTCGCCCTCTCCGCCTCACTGCCTCTGTACCTCGCCCTCTCTGCCTCACACTCTGCCACGCCTTCTCTGCCTCGCCCTCTCCGCCTCACACTCTGCCTCACCTTCTCTGCCTCGCCCTCTCCGCCTCACTCTCTCTACCTCGCCTTCTCTGCCGCTCACACTCTCTACCCTTTGACTCGCCCACCCCGCCTCACTCAAGCTCACACTCTCTAGTCTCTTCCTCTCTGCCTTGCCCTCTCCGCCTCaaacatttttcttcctctccGCCTCACTCAAGCTCACGGGTTTAaagtattgggtttttttttttctttttgggttttttccttctcatcctTACGGGTTCTCGGTCTCGCCCTCTAAAGTGCTCTGCTCTCTGCTTCTCGGCTTCATCAGGTAAGGtaacattcttttcttttgattttattacttgattaattgattttgattacttgattttgataattttcttttctcgtCCTTACGGGTTCTCGGTCTCGCCCTCTAAAGTCCTACATTTTTTGTGGTTGGGGTTGGATGGTAACTTGGGTGGATTTGAAGCAAAGCAGGGAGAATGATAAGCCAAGTTACCATTTTGTATAAATTGTTGAGTTTGTTGAATAGAATATGAATGTGTATCTATTGAATAGAATttgaatagaatagaatatgAATGATAATCCAAGTCACCATTTTGTACAAATTGTTAACTGTTTTTCCCTGTAATTGCCTAATTAGAGGAGGATTTTTTGATGGGCTTTCAATGACTTGTTGATAAATGTTGTAAATCTGTAAATGTGTGGCAGTGAACTCTTTGTAATATGCTAGTCATGAGCCTAATTATGTttttagtatattaaaaaattattaattatttatataatttaaataaatattaattaaattatttataatgtcATCGGTTCGACCATCGGTCGGACCCCGGTCCGACCATAAAACCGGTAATTAGTTCATTTTTCGGTTCTTTCAccgtaccggtttttaaaaccatggaaaTCATCATGTTTTCAAAGGTGAAGTGCAGAACCCGAATGTTGCTAAGGAGATTTTGGGCCGAGTCATGGAATACAATTACTGTGCAAGTAGTCACACGGCAGCAAAAAGAGTGGTGTTGAAAAGCATTAGATGGGAAAAGCCCAATACCAGCTGGAAGAAGCTCAACACGGATGGCTCTTCAGTTGATTCTCTCGGGTTGGCTGGAGGTGGAGGTGTGGTTAGAGACGAGCAGGGTAATTTCCTAGCTGAATGATTTCCTAGCTGAGTTGTGGTACCTTAGAGATGGGCTATTCCTTTGTGTGCAAGCCCAGGTTCAAGCACTGATTGTGGAGATGGATGCCAAAGCCTTGGTAGATGCGTTCTCAAACCAGACTAAATCTAATGCTTTTTGTTTCTTCGTTGATGGAGGATTGCAGACATTTGGCAAACTAGATCCCCCAAGTAAGTTTTAGACATGTTTACAGAGAAGCAAACATGTGTGCGGACCATTTGGCGAAGCTAGGAGCGTCCATGGAGACTTATTTTGTTGTCTACCCCAAAGAAAAAGACattaacaataattaaaaaaataaataaaaataacaaataaattttagggGGGTATTTCAGACAtttcatcaccaaaaccccTTAATCCCCTTCTGTCTCTTCCTCCTCTGTGAACTCTCCAACACACCCAAGCATAAACCCTAACCAGTAACCCCTCTCTCTTACTCTCTCCGACCACCGTATCCACCGCCGCACTCTCTCTCCGTCGCGGTATTCAGTACgactttttttctctcatttctcttaTTATTCATTAAGCCTCTGTTTGGTTCCCGAGAAAGCACACAATCTCCACTCTAACAGCCTTTAATTCTACTTCTAATCTCAGTTCAAAAACCCCATTTCTTCAATGTGGGATTTTCAAACCCAACACTTTCATTCTACTCAAATATTGAATCATttctaagataattttgtttAGAATGGCGTGAATTGTTATCATTGTAGATTAGATTGGATTATAATTCAAAGcatttcaaagaaaaacttACATTTCTTGCTATATTTTATTTCCGTTTCAATGGGTGATCAAAAAGTCTTTGTCTTTGTTATTGATTGTGTTGTAATGTGAAGGAAGGAGATTCAGCTAAAGAGGGTTGTTTTAGATGGCTTATATGCAATATGGCAGAAATGCCCTTCGAAAGGTTATTACGGACACTAGTGTCCGGAGCAATGATCGTGTGGTGAATCCGGTGCTGTATGCTAGTCAAGGACTTAGATTTAGGAAGTTGGAAGTTGTTTTAACCACGGTGAGTAGAGGGGTTTTTAAGAATTTGCTTTtatgttgattggatttttctttattgGGGTGTTAAGTATTGATTAGTGTTGATGCATTCAGAGCATAGAGAAGCTTGGTAAAGCTGGTGAGACAGTGAAGGTTGCTCCTGGACATTTCCGCAACCACCTTATGCCCAAGTTGCTGGCGGTTCCAAATATTGAGAAGTATGCTTATCTTGTCAGGGAACAGCGCAAGGTTCTTTTCTATTGCACAGATACGCCTTATTACAGTACTTAATTTCCACGTAACTATGCTTTACACCCATATGCATTGAacatgtttgtgtgtgtgtaagttAATGCATTGGAGATTTTTTAGCAAATATGTGTGGACACGCACACACGTATGCAAATATGATTACGCCGTTGCAAAATTATGAACTTGTGGTTAGGATGGAATGTTCTTGCGTTTATGCAGTCGGATGGTAGTTTACATTCTGCTAGCATAACTCATTACATATCATATTAGTGACAGTAGATATGCTCTTGGATCTTTAAGGGTATGTCTTTTCTGATGCATTTGACATTACAcgctatctctctctctcttccttcacaaGCTCTCCTCTCCTTGTACTGTATGTGTTCCATGATTTTAGTGAAGCATGAGCTGATTGTTTATCTAGAAATGAAAAACTGTATACCTATGTTATTTGCCCAAATCACAGCAAAGTCTCTTTCCAAGAAGGGAGACATCCATGCCCTTCTTTTGTCATGTATCAAATTGTTGATGATATGCCTCTCATCTACTTGCTTTAGATCTACCAACATGAGGAGGAAGAAGCGGAGGTTAAAGTAGTTAAAGAGACTAAGGAAGATAAGCTGAAAGAATTCGAGAAGGCAGCAAGACGTCTTGATAATTCTAAGCTGGTTTGCACCTAATTTTGATGCTTATGGTTTCCAATCAGAACAGTTTAAGGCATTTCATTTGATTCTGAATATGTATAtcccttttcttctttcagGGTTAGTGTTTGATCTATCTATGATTCTTTAATTTGTGTAAAAGTGAAAATTATGATATATGTTAACAAATGCTGATATTTGAGCAATACCCCAGTGGTTCTAACACCTCTTGTGGTGATTGGGCTCTGGGGTTCAAACCCACCAGCCTGCCTCCCCCTaattacctatccaaaaaaaagttgATCAAATTGATTTCTCACAACTGTGTTAATGAAGTAAAAATATGTTGCTTAACAATTAAGAAGTTTTCTCAAAcacttataataaaaaattaagaagttgTATGTATGTTTTTGGAGTTATCATTTAAGGGATaaactataatagttttttgcAGCCCTTCAACACTAATACTACTTACCTATTTTCTCTTATGATTGTAGGTTTTACAACAATTCAAACCATTCAATACATAAAGTTGTCTTATATGAAAGATTACAACGTGAAAATTGTGAATTGGATATTTCTTGTCATCAAAATTTCAATGTTGATCTTTCACTTATACATGCTATACTATTCACTATACAAATATTAGTAAAGATACAAGTAAATTTACCATTTCAGTTTAAGCAAAATTTCAAAGTTGTATACCTTTATAGTTGATAGATTTATTTGAATGGTTTGAAGTTATTAATAATCTAACTATTGTAGGAGAAACTAGGTATGGTCCCATTAAAGTTGATGGGATGCTGCACTATTACAGTTTATTCCATCATTTAAATAATAGAGGTATCTAATACTATAATTAAATGTTGATTGCATTAAATTGTGATCTGGGGTATCTGACATGTTTAAGAATTCACAGGTATTGCGGAGGTTCATCAATGTCGAAAAATTTCGTTTACGTGCCTCAAAAGAAGAGCCTATAGAGTTGCGTTCACCTATTACAAAGGAGGATATCATAGCTGaggtttggtttttgtttcgtatgtttgataaattattaaagtGAACTAAGTCTTAATTCTAATTAATTATGGACTCAGCTCTGTGGATCCTCGCTGACTAATTGGAATTGgccacataaatttttttcaccaTTCTTCCCTATCCAAACTTCTGTTATCTTCCTGTTTAACATATCACTGCTTCTGCCCTGTTATTTGAGGGTTTCACtatctttttcactttttaaatttgaattaaatcaCTCTTTCTCTCCAATGCATCGTAAGTAACTTTTCTTAGCTCTTTTACTTGATAAGAGCTAACCACTTTGAGTGGATGACTTCATTCCTTATCTTTTTTATAACTTCCCCTCATCTATCTTAACATTCAAAATTTGACTAGGTGTATCTAATGAACATGTTGCACTTTAACATCCAAGAATTCATACCATAAAGTATAGCTGGTCTTATTGTTAATGTTTGATAAATTGTTCccgtgaaaaaagaaaaggtggcCTTGTGGTTATAATCCTTGGATTCCTCTTAACTTTTGAGTACTAATTTTCCTTAGATGGACCTGCAATTACTTTAATGCACCTTGAAAGTTCTTTAATTCTAGGACTGAAATCAATCTAGTGACTATTGATCTGTAAACTTTTCAATGTGATTCACTTTGTGATTCCTCTTTagacatcatttttttcttttgggtttgttgattTATGTTTTAAACTTCCTTTTCTTGCTTTATGTGTACAGTTGGGAAACAATTTGCATGTAGTCCTTTGACCGGAAAGATGGCTTTCATTTAACTTAAccaaataatttcagtggttaACTGATCAAGGATCCACCCTGCTAATTATAAAGGACATAGAAAATCTGGATGGTCTGATATGAGTATTTTTCGGAAGTTAATATTTGAACCCTGTCTGATTTGAGAACTTTACTTCTTTTTACAATAGAAAACCTTTTGCTGTCTTAACTCTAAACCAGCAGGCAAAAGGTAGATACTTAATGTGATTTAATCATGCTAGTCTTTAGACCTAGACAATACAGACCAAGGTGTGGTCCTTTTACTGCTAGATGTGCTATGGTTATTGTGTTGTGCAAGTTACCAGTTGAAAGATTAAAGGTGTTTGTGGAGGCTTCAGTACTTAGATTCAAATAGTGTCTTCTAAAGACAGTGTAAGTCTAGTAGTGTCCGCTTTGTTTTATGTTTGTCCTACTGATACGTTCTCTTCGCCATTTCAGGTAGAAAGGCAGCTTAGTGTGCGCATCACGGCTGATAACGTGCACCTACCTTCCCCTTTGACGACTTTTGGTGAGTATGAGGTGCCACTACGGTTCCCAAAATCTATCCCTTTGCCGGAGGGGAAGGTTCAGTGGACTCTTGCAGTTAAAATCCGGGGTAAATAAAGATGGTCTTGTTAGCTTAATGAGCACTCTGGTCCCAGGTTATTCTGGGATGTCGGTTTTGTCTTTTGTAATTTGATAACTATTTATTGTAGTGATAAAGCTTCGTATTTTAAGTAAAAGATGTTCTGAAAGTTGCCcgtttgattttgtattttttaccTATAAATTTCTGTCTGATAAAGTGACAAAGATTGTCCATTTTCTCTGTTGACATTTGGTGTCAAAAGACTAAATTTGGTTCTTTGGTTCCCCCTCTTTTGGTTCAGAAAAATGCACatttgtttgtatatatatgaataaaataatcttATTCAAGAAGATGGAAAGAGTACAAAAGCATTAAGCAttacaatttgaaatttagaccATCATCGAATTCTAAAACAGAAAATGGAATATGTCCAAACACAATCATTCAATCATACAATGATCATAACAAAGATTGATTGAtgtttatacccaaaaaaaaaaaaatagaaaagaaaaaaagattgatgTTTTAGATTGGCTGTTCAATTCCATCTAAGTTCTGTTTCCACAACAAACGTTGGCATCACTGTTAtggtatttatttaaattattgatgtggcAAAATTTGAATCTTAGTTAAAATTGTAGAAATTGTAAGGTGGAGTTACCTAAGAAGGGTGTTCAACTACATGAGCCAATTCGAACACAATCTATTTATTGAGTTAATATGACTTGACCTACATAACGCCTGTGATAAGCATATTGAGTTGGGTTAGGCCTAAGGTTGCATTTTTGGTGATTCTCTTTCATATACAGTGCTGACttgggttcctttttttttttttttttttttttttttttttttttaactcataaGCAAATGTTTCATGGAAAAACACAGCAGTACACACAAAAAGCGCTTGAAAAG contains the following coding sequences:
- the LOC115960349 gene encoding uncharacterized protein LOC115960349; translated protein: MAYMQYGRNALRKVITDTSVRSNDRVVNPVLYASQGLRFRKLEVVLTTSIEKLGKAGETVKVAPGHFRNHLMPKLLAVPNIEKYAYLVREQRKIYQHEEEEAEVKVVKETKEDKLKEFEKAARRLDNSKLVLRRFINVEKFRLRASKEEPIELRSPITKEDIIAEVERQLSVRITADNVHLPSPLTTFGEYEVPLRFPKSIPLPEGKVQWTLAVKIRGK